The Shewanella japonica genome has a window encoding:
- a CDS encoding HMA2 domain-containing protein produces the protein MSVYVHKTKQRLRVRSEYIRHNKDQVVELIEQLNEIDAIKHIKHQCHAGSVAITFDDNELDCESLLEILESHDWLVESGKSSFVESAVIAGTKTLVKGMAGIALSRLVGPSISRVILSV, from the coding sequence ATGAGTGTTTATGTTCATAAAACAAAGCAAAGATTAAGAGTGAGATCTGAATATATTCGCCACAATAAAGATCAAGTTGTTGAGCTTATTGAGCAGCTAAATGAAATTGATGCTATCAAACATATTAAACACCAATGCCATGCAGGTTCAGTCGCAATTACCTTTGATGATAATGAGCTTGATTGTGAAAGCTTGTTAGAAATTCTAGAAAGTCATGATTGGTTAGTTGAAAGCGGTAAGTCATCATTCGTTGAGAGTGCTGTTATTGCGGGTACTAAAACGCTAGTAAAAGGAATGGCAGGTATTGCATTATCTCGCCTCGTTGGGCCATCAATCAGCCGCGTTATTCTAAGCGTTTAA
- a CDS encoding alpha/beta hydrolase family protein, translating into MKALSLVCASIALAFSGFSHSAEIDHSHIQQFGPVAIPTSQSLSAGSHSDALRANLASSLSANSDIDIFGKSYQWQAVDTKTAAGWVDYKVQLSAERFTQGTLTVSGLNEPQIYLNGVLFEASAKAEIALQSGDYQFMILADGSDDESEFSIDWQGKSDIDNPSFTATKTHRVSPEQLFDSEVVTSLNLSPNGKYLLQSKSHYPANNDNKPVSVTELISTSSKDVLYRWQHSAPASAAWTNNSKQLAFVADNQIQLLTVDGINLNILANDMENVSGLQWYGDNLLFSWEKPYKADEKATNKRFQALQDRWSYWRNNSQIYQLDVKSGFIRQLTNDKLSSYLLDSHADKETLLLTRSPVDYKEPAHSLTQLVEFNVKDLSEKLIGEYRTFNSATYTDDGMYIMAGPDFMNGLGVQDTSVVVNNYDGQLYWRSNEGKVTALSKDFDPAIGGAAKLSNDDLVLRVGEGDRGQLYLFDISKKRFNKINAGMDMVNRFSVASDLSKPVIAYAGTSATVPQKAYLMKSGKKSLLFDSQAASYADTRLGDIQDFDFTNKHGHNIDGRVYLPVDFDANKQYPALVYYYGGTSPVTRNFTGRWPFNLWAAKGYVVYVLQPNGATGYGQAFSGRHVNAWGDYSADDIIEGTQAFLKAHNFVDPKRVGNMGASYGGFMTMYLATKTDIFAASMAHAGISNLSAYWGHGWWGYGYSGIASKGSFPWNNRDLYVEHSPLYNADKINTPMLLLHGNADTNVPVGESHYMYTALKMLDKPVELIEFNGQDHHINGRQARFDWWDATLAWFDLHLKDEPQWWNTLYPETKAAESE; encoded by the coding sequence ATGAAAGCACTTTCACTGGTTTGTGCCAGTATCGCTTTGGCGTTTTCAGGATTCAGCCACAGCGCAGAAATCGACCATAGTCATATTCAACAATTTGGCCCTGTCGCCATTCCCACTTCACAATCTTTATCGGCTGGCAGTCACAGTGATGCTCTAAGAGCCAACCTTGCATCAAGCTTGTCAGCTAATAGTGATATCGATATTTTTGGTAAAAGCTACCAATGGCAAGCTGTTGATACTAAAACAGCAGCCGGTTGGGTTGACTATAAAGTCCAGCTTAGTGCAGAGCGATTTACCCAAGGTACATTAACGGTTTCAGGCCTTAATGAGCCGCAGATATACCTTAACGGTGTGCTATTTGAAGCATCTGCTAAAGCTGAAATTGCACTGCAAAGTGGCGATTACCAATTCATGATTTTAGCCGATGGCAGTGATGATGAATCGGAGTTCAGTATTGACTGGCAAGGTAAGTCAGATATTGATAATCCGAGTTTTACAGCAACTAAAACCCATCGCGTGTCTCCTGAGCAGTTGTTTGACTCTGAAGTCGTCACGAGTCTGAACCTATCGCCAAATGGCAAATATTTACTCCAAAGCAAAAGCCATTATCCGGCCAATAATGACAATAAGCCTGTCAGTGTCACCGAGTTAATCAGTACCTCAAGTAAAGATGTGCTTTATCGTTGGCAGCACAGTGCTCCAGCAAGCGCCGCTTGGACAAATAACAGCAAACAATTGGCTTTTGTTGCCGACAATCAAATACAACTGCTCACTGTAGATGGCATTAACCTTAATATCCTCGCTAATGACATGGAAAACGTCTCGGGCCTTCAATGGTACGGAGATAACTTACTATTTAGCTGGGAAAAGCCCTATAAAGCAGACGAAAAAGCAACCAATAAACGCTTCCAAGCCCTGCAAGATAGATGGAGTTACTGGCGAAACAACAGCCAAATTTATCAATTAGATGTTAAATCAGGCTTCATTCGCCAGTTAACCAATGACAAACTCAGCAGCTACTTGCTCGACAGTCATGCCGACAAAGAAACACTACTGCTGACTCGTTCACCTGTTGATTATAAAGAACCTGCTCATAGCTTAACTCAACTGGTTGAGTTCAATGTAAAAGACCTATCTGAAAAGCTCATTGGTGAATACCGTACCTTCAATTCAGCCACTTATACTGATGATGGAATGTACATCATGGCCGGGCCTGATTTTATGAACGGTCTAGGTGTTCAAGACACTAGCGTGGTTGTCAATAACTATGATGGCCAGCTTTACTGGCGTAGTAACGAAGGTAAAGTCACCGCTCTCAGCAAAGACTTTGATCCTGCTATTGGCGGCGCAGCAAAACTGAGTAATGACGACTTAGTATTGCGCGTTGGCGAAGGCGACCGTGGCCAATTATATTTGTTCGATATTAGCAAAAAGCGCTTTAATAAAATTAATGCAGGCATGGATATGGTTAATCGCTTCAGCGTAGCCAGCGACTTATCAAAACCTGTTATTGCTTACGCTGGCACCTCTGCCACCGTGCCACAAAAAGCTTACTTGATGAAGTCGGGTAAAAAGTCACTGCTATTTGATAGCCAAGCAGCCAGTTATGCTGATACGCGCTTAGGTGATATTCAAGACTTTGATTTTACCAACAAACATGGCCACAACATTGATGGCCGTGTCTATCTGCCTGTTGATTTTGACGCCAATAAACAATACCCAGCACTTGTTTATTACTATGGCGGTACATCGCCAGTAACCCGTAACTTTACTGGTCGTTGGCCATTTAACCTATGGGCTGCGAAAGGTTATGTCGTGTATGTACTACAACCCAATGGTGCAACAGGTTATGGTCAAGCGTTTAGTGGTCGTCACGTTAACGCTTGGGGCGACTACAGCGCTGATGATATTATCGAAGGTACACAAGCCTTCTTGAAGGCACATAACTTTGTCGACCCTAAACGTGTTGGTAACATGGGCGCCTCTTACGGCGGCTTTATGACCATGTATTTAGCCACTAAAACCGATATTTTTGCCGCTTCAATGGCACATGCTGGGATCAGTAATTTATCAGCTTACTGGGGTCATGGTTGGTGGGGTTACGGCTACTCAGGAATTGCGAGTAAAGGCAGTTTCCCATGGAATAACCGTGATTTGTATGTTGAACACAGCCCGCTTTATAACGCCGACAAGATTAACACCCCAATGTTATTGCTGCACGGTAATGCTGATACCAATGTACCTGTAGGTGAAAGCCACTACATGTACACCGCATTAAAGATGCTAGATAAACCAGTTGAACTCATTGAGTTTAACGGCCAAGACCATCATATAAATGGTCGCCAAGCTCGCTTTGATTGGTGGGATGCAACCTTGGCATGGTTCGACTTACATTTGAAAGACGAGCCACAATGGTGGAACACGCTTTATCCTGAAACTAAAGCAGCTGAGTCTGAGTAA
- a CDS encoding LysR family transcriptional regulator — translation MSLTKQLALFVDVVQQGSFTKAATLHDMDNSLLSKQIKKLETELGVQLLNRSTRSFSLTSAGEEILAQALQLTDTLSQVQNIADSYQSKPKGIIRITSGVYFGQLYLQPVITRFMKQYPEVKVTLNLDDKRTDIITDHFDVAFRVGKLTESNLIARKIAKTHFAIVASECFIQEHGMPMTPEELIQLPAVVYGNGNVNLDQMCLTETPHGDLYKMYKMRGNYKVSDVRTLIDAVKSGLGYSLIDLFNLEEPIAQSKLVPLLTNYGLSTMDTGIYAVYPHRKQTLLVSEFIKAVQEYIGTPPFWLEHIPNYKQLYQ, via the coding sequence ATGTCTTTAACCAAACAATTGGCGCTATTTGTTGATGTCGTTCAGCAAGGCTCGTTTACCAAGGCTGCAACTTTGCATGACATGGACAATTCGTTGCTGTCTAAACAGATTAAAAAATTAGAAACGGAACTTGGTGTGCAGTTATTGAATCGTTCAACACGTTCGTTTTCATTAACCTCAGCTGGAGAAGAGATTTTAGCTCAAGCGTTACAGCTGACTGATACCTTATCCCAAGTTCAAAATATTGCAGATTCATACCAGTCAAAGCCTAAGGGGATTATTCGCATTACGTCTGGGGTGTATTTTGGCCAATTATATTTGCAGCCAGTGATCACCCGTTTTATGAAGCAATACCCTGAGGTAAAAGTCACCCTAAACTTAGATGATAAGCGCACTGACATTATTACAGACCATTTTGATGTGGCATTTCGAGTTGGCAAACTCACCGAGTCGAATTTAATTGCACGGAAAATTGCTAAAACTCACTTTGCCATTGTGGCGTCAGAATGCTTTATTCAAGAACATGGTATGCCTATGACACCTGAAGAGCTGATTCAACTGCCCGCAGTGGTCTACGGCAATGGTAATGTGAATTTAGATCAGATGTGCTTAACTGAAACTCCCCATGGCGATTTGTATAAAATGTATAAAATGCGTGGTAATTATAAAGTCAGTGATGTGCGAACGTTAATCGATGCAGTTAAGTCTGGACTCGGTTACAGCTTGATTGATTTGTTTAATTTAGAAGAGCCTATCGCGCAATCTAAGTTAGTACCATTACTGACTAACTATGGTTTATCAACGATGGATACAGGCATATATGCGGTATACCCACATCGAAAACAGACTTTATTAGTCAGTGAGTTCATTAAGGCGGTGCAAGAATATATCGGTACACCGCCATTTTGGCTCGAACATATCCCCAACTACAAACAGCTATATCAGTAA